The following coding sequences lie in one Polyodon spathula isolate WHYD16114869_AA chromosome 15, ASM1765450v1, whole genome shotgun sequence genomic window:
- the LOC121327636 gene encoding transmembrane protein 45A-like: MGNFKGHALPGSFFLIVGLWWSVKFSLWHSSRRNKNTCHLASKVTYRRLEVIEASAILLFALVGMMAEQFVPDGPQLKLYNYEDKHWDHLMNWQHATMYLFFGISAAVSITIHTMGIVPIAFDRLLLSIAVFVEGFLFYYHLHGRLMLDVHVHQLLLFAIFGGALTIFLEVFFRGNILLELLRCSLCLLQGSWFWQIGFVLYPPSGFSEWDSMDHNNMMFITMCYCWHYAFALLTVAAIFTIISWLVQTKLKKTPQLEMGLLKTKEREEESEEDL, translated from the exons ATGGGGAACTTCAAAGGGCACGCTTTACCTGGAAGCTTCTTCCTGATAGTGGGCCTCTGGTGGTCAGTGAAGTTTTCCCTATGGCACTCCAGCCGAAGAAACAAGAACACCTGCCACCTGGCCTCCAAGGTCACATATCGACGACTGGAAGTCATCGAGGCCTCTGCTATATTACTGTTTGCACTAGTAG GTATGATGGCCGAGCAGTTTGTCCCAGACGGTCCTCAGTTGAAACTTTATAACTACGAGGACAAGCACTGGGACCACCTGATGAACTGGCAGCACGCCACCATGTACCTGTTCTTCGGCATCTCAGCGGCTGTCTCCATCACCATCCACACAATGGGCATTGTGCCCATCGCCTTTGACCGGCTTCTGCTGTCCATTGCTGTGTTTGTGGAAG GGTTCCTGTTCTACTACCACCTCCATGGCCGGCTCATGCTGGATGTGCACGTGCATCAGCTGCTGCTCTTCGCGATCTTCGGAGGAGCCCTGACCATCTTCCTGGAGGTGTTCTTCCGAGGGAACATCTTGCTGGAGCTGCTGAGGTGCAGCCTGTGTCTGCTGCAGGGTAGCTGGTTCTGGCAG ATTGGGTTTGTGCTGTACCCCCCCAGCGGCTTCTCGGAGTGGGACAGCATGGATCACAACAACATGATGTTCATTACCATGTGCTACTGCTGGCACTACGCCTTTGCCCTGCTAACTGTGGCTGCCATTTTCACCATCATTAGCTG GTTGGTTCAGACCAAGCTGAAGAAGACTCCACAGCTAGAGATGGGGCTGCTGAAGACCAAGGAGAGGGAGGAAGAATCGGAAGAAGACCTGTAG
- the LOC121327864 gene encoding vesicle transport protein SFT2B-like isoform X1, whose protein sequence is MDKLKRVLSGQDSNDDTDVLSEAVSDATSLGWGTRVKGFIACFAIGVLCSILGVCLLWLPRNGLVLFAVFYTLGNISAIGSTLFLMGPLKQMKKMVDPTRAIATAVMLVSLILTLCSAFWWKNKGLAVLFCIMQFFAFAWYSLSFIPFARDAVKSCFSVCLS, encoded by the exons ATGGACAAATTGAAGAGAGTACTCAGTGGCCAGGACAGTAACGACGACACCGACGTATTGTCAGAG GCAGTGTCCGATGCAACATCCTTAGGATGGGGCACAAGAGTGAAAGGGTTCATTGCCTGCTTCGCAATAGGTGTGCTGTGTTCAATACTG GGAGTCTGTTTACTGTGGTTGCCTAGGAACGGATTAGTACTATTTGCTGTCTTTTACACACTTGGAAATATTTCAGCCATTGGAAG CACTTTGTTTCTAATGGGACCCTTAAAGCAGATGAAGAAAATGGTTGACCCGACTCGAGCCATAGCCACTGCTGTAATGTTG GTGTCTCTGATCTTAACACTGTGCTCTGCATTTTGG TGGAAGAACAAGGGGCTTGCTGTGCTGTTTTGCATCATGCAGTTTTTCGCATTTGCATG GTATAGTTTATCCTTTATACCATTTGCGAG agaTGCTGTGAAGAGTTGCTTTTCAGTCTGCTTGTCTTAA
- the LOC121327864 gene encoding vesicle transport protein SFT2B-like isoform X2 codes for MDKLKRVLSGQDSNDDTDVLSEAVSDATSLGWGTRVKGFIACFAIGVLCSILGVCLLWLPRNGLVLFAVFYTLGNISAIGSTLFLMGPLKQMKKMVDPTRAIATAVMLWMNTITAFILYQASRNFDHTLLASCRRFLLHLAIIW; via the exons ATGGACAAATTGAAGAGAGTACTCAGTGGCCAGGACAGTAACGACGACACCGACGTATTGTCAGAG GCAGTGTCCGATGCAACATCCTTAGGATGGGGCACAAGAGTGAAAGGGTTCATTGCCTGCTTCGCAATAGGTGTGCTGTGTTCAATACTG GGAGTCTGTTTACTGTGGTTGCCTAGGAACGGATTAGTACTATTTGCTGTCTTTTACACACTTGGAAATATTTCAGCCATTGGAAG CACTTTGTTTCTAATGGGACCCTTAAAGCAGATGAAGAAAATGGTTGACCCGACTCGAGCCATAGCCACTGCTGTAATGTTG TGGATGAACACGATAACTGCCTTCATTTTATACCAAGCATCACGAAACTTTGACCATACACTTCTAGCCTCCTGTAGACGGTTCTTATTGCACTTGGCTATAATCTGGTAA